A stretch of the Bacillota bacterium genome encodes the following:
- a CDS encoding exonuclease has protein sequence MSVSITFYDGTDCIGGNKILLEDNGAALMLDFGTNFKAEGMYFDEFLNSRNTFGFSDLLALKILPPLKNLYRLDLEYPGVWQKYLNHPLFREVEIQGVLLSHAHYDHCGYISYLRDDIPVYSSLTTALICKALQDTSGGNRLQDICYTTPREFKDGLIQTVRSTKTNPAPAQQRPYRVFGQTAESQAVVSFWEQCDATRGLCCTPLEACVDKTEVAGLQICFWPVDHSVPGAGAFGIKTSASWIVYTGDLRLHGKNSALSRQFIKEAAELKPAVLICEGTHPATESPVTEDTVASNCFDAVRKTDGLVVADFGPRNVERLLSFWKIAGAAGRQLVLTPKDVYLLDAIKAGGETGIPDPFTDERIALYVRPKAVRQKWEDALLSRFNTSAPDRLVDAARVQTDPSAYILCFSYYDFHAFLDIAPSGGSYIYSSSEAFDEEMLIDHQRVKNWIDFCGFRLYGTLGRDREKSGFHASGHIHGPGLEELVQMIKPEILIPIHSENRSFFKRFEGSLKVLYPSRGDTVRL, from the coding sequence ATGTCTGTCTCAATAACCTTTTACGATGGCACTGACTGCATTGGCGGCAACAAGATACTCCTGGAGGACAATGGAGCAGCTTTAATGCTGGACTTCGGCACTAACTTCAAGGCGGAAGGAATGTACTTCGACGAGTTCCTTAACTCCCGGAACACCTTCGGATTTTCCGATCTTTTAGCCCTGAAAATACTGCCGCCGCTGAAAAATCTCTACCGACTCGACCTGGAGTACCCGGGTGTCTGGCAAAAATATTTAAACCACCCATTGTTTCGTGAAGTAGAGATACAGGGCGTCCTGCTTTCCCACGCCCACTACGACCACTGTGGATACATTTCCTACCTGCGAGACGACATACCGGTTTATTCCAGCTTAACAACGGCTCTTATCTGCAAGGCTTTGCAGGACACCAGCGGCGGAAACAGGCTGCAGGACATATGCTACACCACGCCGCGGGAGTTCAAAGACGGCCTCATACAAACTGTCAGATCTACCAAAACAAATCCAGCCCCGGCCCAACAGCGTCCTTACCGGGTTTTCGGGCAAACCGCGGAAAGTCAAGCGGTAGTGTCTTTCTGGGAACAGTGCGACGCCACCCGCGGCCTGTGCTGCACACCACTTGAGGCTTGTGTGGACAAAACAGAGGTGGCCGGTTTGCAGATCTGCTTCTGGCCGGTGGATCACTCTGTGCCGGGTGCAGGTGCGTTTGGGATAAAGACGTCTGCCAGCTGGATAGTGTACACTGGCGACCTTCGCCTGCACGGGAAAAATTCTGCTTTATCCAGGCAGTTTATTAAAGAGGCCGCCGAGCTGAAACCAGCTGTGCTGATCTGTGAGGGCACCCACCCGGCGACGGAATCACCGGTTACCGAGGATACGGTGGCCTCAAACTGCTTTGATGCGGTCCGGAAAACGGACGGTCTGGTGGTGGCTGACTTCGGTCCCCGCAACGTAGAGCGGCTGCTTTCTTTCTGGAAAATAGCGGGCGCAGCCGGCCGCCAGCTGGTGCTTACTCCAAAAGATGTGTACCTTCTGGACGCGATCAAGGCCGGCGGAGAAACAGGTATCCCCGACCCCTTTACGGACGAAAGAATAGCCCTGTACGTGCGTCCCAAGGCGGTGCGTCAGAAATGGGAGGACGCTCTTCTGAGCAGGTTTAACACCAGTGCTCCGGACCGACTGGTGGATGCGGCCAGGGTCCAAACTGACCCAAGCGCATATATCCTGTGCTTCTCTTACTACGACTTCCACGCGTTTTTGGATATTGCCCCCAGCGGCGGTTCATACATCTATTCTTCCAGTGAAGCTTTTGACGAAGAAATGCTGATCGACCACCAGCGTGTCAAGAATTGGATAGACTTCTGCGGTTTTAGATTATACGGCACGCTGGGACGTGACCGGGAGAAGTCCGGTTTCCACGCCAGCGGCCACATTCACGGCCCCGGTCTGGAAGAGTTGGTGCAGATGATCAAGCCGGAGATTCTAATTCCGATCCACAGCGAGAACAGAAGCTTCTTCAAGCGATTTGAAGGGAGTCTTAAAGTACTCTACCCTTCAAGGGGAGATACTGTCAGGTTGTAA
- a CDS encoding efflux RND transporter periplasmic adaptor subunit produces the protein MKKLNKKTYLLIGIVAILLLAAILLTRGGPVVDTVKVQPGNISRTVEDVGYVQPATDYNFQATQSARVIRVPVETGQFVKQGQTLVVLENLDLAVQLADIRSQLLQAEATVSGTKAALERTELELKDAQENLARIEELFQAGAVTQAEFDKARLLVETYQRSLSEQQARLSSARSQITGYNQTLQQLATKEQQLVLKSPVDGIVLSLPVKPEQVLQPGALLASVAVPGQLEVKADILSDDLAEVKEGQKVNVTAPVLGQKVLVGEVKKIYPRAEEKQSALGVVQRRVPVIISLSESNQLKPGYEVRVAIEVLNWQNVLVVPREAVRTTKSGQKEVMVVVNKRVQHRPVQTGISDREHIEITAGLEAGMEIVKDGSLDLAEKTRIKPKESDK, from the coding sequence ATGAAAAAACTGAACAAAAAAACCTATCTATTAATCGGGATTGTAGCCATCCTACTTTTAGCGGCAATATTGCTCACCAGGGGAGGACCGGTAGTTGACACAGTCAAAGTCCAACCGGGAAACATTTCGCGCACGGTAGAAGATGTCGGCTACGTCCAACCAGCAACAGACTATAATTTCCAGGCTACCCAGAGCGCCCGGGTTATCCGGGTGCCGGTCGAAACCGGCCAATTCGTAAAACAGGGACAAACCCTGGTAGTACTAGAAAATCTGGACCTGGCCGTACAACTGGCCGACATCCGCTCCCAGTTGTTGCAAGCAGAAGCGACGGTCAGTGGGACAAAGGCCGCTCTGGAACGAACTGAATTAGAGCTTAAAGACGCCCAGGAAAATCTTGCCCGGATTGAGGAACTATTTCAGGCTGGCGCCGTCACCCAGGCAGAATTTGACAAGGCACGGTTGCTCGTGGAAACCTATCAACGAAGTCTGAGTGAACAACAAGCCCGCCTGAGCAGTGCCCGATCCCAAATCACTGGTTACAACCAGACGCTCCAGCAGTTGGCTACCAAAGAACAGCAACTGGTGCTAAAGAGCCCGGTTGACGGGATCGTGCTGAGCTTGCCGGTTAAACCAGAACAAGTTTTGCAGCCGGGGGCCTTGCTGGCCAGCGTCGCTGTGCCGGGCCAACTGGAAGTCAAGGCCGACATCTTAAGCGACGACCTGGCAGAAGTTAAAGAAGGGCAAAAAGTCAATGTCACAGCCCCGGTCCTGGGCCAAAAAGTCCTGGTCGGGGAAGTAAAGAAGATCTATCCCCGGGCAGAAGAAAAGCAATCCGCCCTGGGTGTAGTTCAGCGGCGGGTACCGGTGATTATCTCCTTGAGCGAGAGCAACCAGCTGAAACCTGGTTACGAAGTGAGAGTAGCCATCGAAGTCCTCAACTGGCAAAATGTGCTGGTGGTACCCCGGGAGGCCGTGCGCACCACCAAAAGCGGCCAGAAAGAAGTAATGGTGGTGGTTAATAAGCGGGTCCAACACCGGCCCGTGCAAACCGGAATCAGCGACCGTGAACACATTGAAATAACCGCAGGATTAGAAGCCGGTATGGAGATAGTCAAAGATGGCAGCCTGGACCTGGCAGAAAAAACGAGAATAAAACCAAAGGAAAGTGATAAATAA
- a CDS encoding hotdog fold thioesterase, giving the protein MDIDKTRIKGTILEVLNIEYQEVTPERVVLTMPVGPATRQPYGLLHGGASVVLAETAASIGTYRNIDPTTQAAVGLEINANHLRKKSDGIVTAIAVPLHKTRSTMVWDIKIVDENEQLICVSRCTMAIITRKHP; this is encoded by the coding sequence ATGGATATTGACAAGACAAGAATAAAGGGGACGATCTTAGAAGTATTGAATATCGAGTATCAAGAAGTAACACCCGAACGGGTGGTGCTGACAATGCCGGTCGGGCCAGCCACGCGGCAACCATATGGCCTACTGCACGGTGGCGCGTCGGTCGTCCTGGCAGAAACAGCCGCCTCTATCGGCACCTATCGGAACATTGATCCGACTACCCAGGCGGCGGTGGGCTTAGAAATCAACGCTAACCATCTCCGCAAGAAATCTGACGGGATTGTTACGGCTATCGCTGTTCCCTTGCACAAGACCCGGTCAACCATGGTCTGGGATATTAAAATCGTGGATGAAAATGAGCAATTGATCTGTGTTTCCCGCTGCACAATGGCCATTATAACCAGGAAACATCCGTGA
- a CDS encoding FtsX-like permease family protein has translation MNVLTKKLWRTIQRTKGQFLALVTVVMVGVIVNISMSTSYNNLKLSQDLFYQENNFADYYFHVVKAPQEVIKQIESVPGVIRATGRIQKDVPILKENKQRATARLTSYPLPLDTAVNRLHLLTGRLFEKYPAGGGIEILLDPQYAAANSLAINDQVTIVAEGKRVPLTVVGTATSPEFIYPMKDAASLMPEPKTFGIIMLPHHQAQQILNLTGQINQVVVQLAPGVDEEKVAEQIKLILEPYGNLASYPRKQQLSHAVLQGELDGLKTQSYFLPIIFLVIAAAIQFVMLSRLVKTQRLPIGVMKALGYSNWQIMLHYTGYALSVAVLAAVLGTLLGVWLAAIFSATYAQYFNLPQAIGALNIKSILSAFGLSLSVGVLAGLTATRQVVTINPAESMRPEPPRSPRKMLLERWTWLWRNLEASWKMGLRSIGRNRLRFSITVLGIIFAVGMLVVALFTRDSIDYLLKTHFEQEQHYDYFLRFTAPVKEYELLNISRIDGVIITEPIFELPVKMHFAGRSAEDVLLGLPLEVKLKELVSESGQPLRLPAEGLLINERTARKLGVKVGDEIVIETLLGLGPAHSATAKIVGINRQLVGGSSYISLDQANRVLQEKQLISGAMLKVDPGKTSLVEEKLNELTGVSSILSREKELDNFNQNLDSLVYAISIMITFAAILGFAIVYNASVINFAERKRELASLRVIGFSSQEVSELLMKETFLQSLLGVTLGLPFGNLMARAYVQAASTELFTMPAVVYPLTYVLSALLGIGFIVVAHLFAVKGVKQLDLVAVLKNND, from the coding sequence ATGAACGTCCTGACCAAAAAACTGTGGCGCACCATTCAACGCACCAAGGGCCAATTTCTGGCACTGGTCACCGTAGTAATGGTGGGAGTCATTGTTAATATTTCCATGAGTACAAGTTATAACAATTTAAAACTTTCCCAGGATTTGTTTTACCAGGAAAACAATTTTGCTGATTACTACTTTCACGTCGTCAAAGCCCCTCAGGAAGTAATTAAACAAATCGAGTCTGTCCCAGGTGTGATCAGGGCCACAGGCCGAATCCAAAAAGACGTGCCGATCCTTAAGGAGAACAAGCAAAGGGCAACAGCCCGTTTAACCAGCTATCCCCTCCCACTGGATACCGCAGTCAATCGTCTGCATCTGTTGACTGGCCGGCTATTTGAAAAATACCCGGCCGGCGGGGGAATTGAGATTCTGCTAGATCCCCAGTATGCTGCGGCCAACAGTCTGGCTATCAACGATCAGGTAACCATCGTAGCCGAAGGTAAACGGGTGCCACTGACGGTGGTGGGTACGGCAACCAGTCCTGAGTTTATTTACCCGATGAAGGATGCGGCCAGCCTGATGCCGGAGCCCAAGACATTTGGCATTATCATGCTCCCTCACCACCAGGCCCAACAAATCTTGAATCTGACCGGGCAGATAAATCAGGTCGTGGTCCAACTTGCTCCCGGAGTTGATGAGGAAAAAGTAGCCGAGCAGATTAAGCTTATCCTGGAACCCTACGGTAACTTGGCCAGCTACCCGCGTAAGCAGCAGCTGAGCCACGCTGTTTTACAGGGGGAGCTCGATGGTCTAAAGACCCAATCCTATTTTCTGCCCATAATCTTTTTAGTCATCGCCGCCGCTATCCAATTTGTCATGCTGAGCCGGCTGGTCAAAACCCAGCGTTTGCCAATCGGCGTCATGAAGGCCCTGGGGTACAGCAACTGGCAGATCATGTTGCACTACACCGGTTACGCCTTAAGCGTGGCTGTTTTAGCAGCAGTTCTCGGTACCTTGCTGGGCGTTTGGTTGGCCGCCATCTTTTCCGCTACCTATGCCCAGTATTTCAATTTACCTCAGGCGATTGGTGCGCTGAATATTAAGTCTATCTTATCCGCTTTCGGCCTCAGCTTGAGCGTTGGTGTCCTGGCTGGTCTGACCGCCACCCGCCAGGTGGTCACTATTAATCCGGCTGAATCCATGCGTCCTGAACCCCCTAGAAGCCCGCGCAAAATGCTGCTGGAACGTTGGACCTGGCTGTGGCGGAACCTGGAGGCATCCTGGAAGATGGGTTTACGCAGCATTGGCCGCAACCGGCTGCGTTTCAGCATAACTGTGCTTGGGATAATCTTTGCCGTGGGTATGCTGGTCGTCGCCCTGTTTACCCGAGACTCAATTGATTACCTGCTGAAAACACACTTCGAGCAAGAACAGCATTATGATTACTTTCTTCGCTTTACCGCGCCGGTTAAAGAGTATGAATTATTAAATATTTCCCGCATTGACGGAGTAATAATAACAGAACCAATTTTTGAGTTGCCAGTCAAAATGCATTTTGCTGGCCGTTCTGCAGAAGATGTTCTGCTCGGTTTACCCCTTGAAGTAAAACTCAAGGAATTAGTCAGTGAGTCCGGCCAACCCTTGCGGTTACCAGCAGAAGGCCTTCTGATTAACGAAAGGACAGCCCGTAAATTAGGGGTCAAGGTTGGTGACGAAATAGTAATTGAAACCCTCCTTGGTCTGGGACCAGCTCACTCCGCGACAGCCAAAATAGTTGGTATCAACCGGCAACTGGTCGGTGGCAGTTCATACATCTCCCTGGATCAGGCCAACCGGGTACTCCAGGAAAAACAACTGATCTCCGGGGCCATGTTAAAGGTCGATCCCGGTAAAACCAGCCTGGTAGAAGAAAAACTGAATGAGTTGACCGGGGTTTCTTCCATTCTGAGCCGGGAGAAAGAACTGGACAACTTTAACCAAAACCTGGATAGTCTGGTCTACGCCATATCCATTATGATCACGTTCGCGGCAATCCTGGGATTTGCCATTGTCTACAATGCCTCTGTGATCAATTTCGCCGAGCGAAAAAGAGAACTTGCCTCGTTGCGGGTCATCGGATTTTCCTCCCAGGAAGTTTCCGAGCTCCTGATGAAAGAAACCTTCCTGCAATCATTGTTGGGAGTGACTTTGGGCTTACCTTTCGGCAATTTAATGGCGCGAGCTTATGTCCAAGCCGCGAGTACTGAGCTGTTCACTATGCCCGCGGTGGTTTACCCACTGACCTACGTTTTATCCGCCTTGCTTGGGATTGGCTTTATTGTGGTGGCCCATCTGTTTGCGGTTAAAGGGGTCAAGCAACTCGACCTGGTAGCCGTCTTAAAAAACAACGATTAG
- a CDS encoding ABC transporter ATP-binding protein: MNRNILLQLKQVTKTYVMGEVTVEALKETNLKIYVGELLVILGPSGSGKSTLLNIIGGIDLPTTGEVYFDQEDLSQAGDARLTRYRRHDVGFVFQFNNLIPDLTARENIELAANLVPHPLPTADMLKEVGLETRMDHFPSQLSGGEQQRVSIARAMVKNPRLLLCDEPTGALDYQTGKLILGLLTRINQERGSTVVIVTHNTAIGAMAHRVVRMRSGQIVEISENQSPVSPERIEW, translated from the coding sequence ATGAACAGAAACATCCTTTTACAACTTAAGCAAGTCACCAAAACGTATGTAATGGGTGAGGTAACCGTTGAAGCCCTCAAGGAAACAAACCTGAAAATCTATGTCGGGGAATTATTGGTGATCCTGGGTCCCAGTGGTTCCGGTAAAAGCACGCTATTAAACATTATTGGTGGAATCGATTTACCCACCACCGGTGAAGTCTATTTTGATCAGGAAGACTTGAGTCAGGCCGGTGATGCTCGCTTAACTCGCTATCGACGTCATGACGTTGGTTTTGTTTTTCAATTTAATAACCTCATCCCAGACTTAACCGCCAGGGAAAACATAGAATTAGCCGCCAATCTCGTGCCGCATCCGTTGCCCACGGCAGATATGTTAAAAGAAGTGGGGCTGGAAACCAGAATGGACCACTTCCCCTCCCAGTTAAGCGGCGGCGAACAACAACGGGTATCTATTGCGCGGGCAATGGTCAAGAATCCTCGCCTGCTGCTCTGCGATGAACCCACCGGCGCTCTGGACTATCAGACCGGTAAACTAATTCTGGGCTTGCTGACCAGGATCAATCAGGAACGCGGCAGCACGGTAGTAATCGTCACCCACAATACCGCCATCGGGGCCATGGCCCACCGGGTTGTCCGGATGCGCAGTGGCCAAATCGTAGAGATCTCCGAAAACCAATCCCCGGTTTCACCCGAAAGGATTGAGTGGTAA
- a CDS encoding S-layer homology domain-containing protein, producing the protein MKRYRQRFLTWWLTTLLLLTLIPAGALADDKPAVSLEQAIRTVKDNFEIPKEYTRFTSGYNNYDNRQVWSLDWNKPGEPGGSFHAQVDAITGEITNVNYWDAKYQPEPGLRLPTISKAEAQEIAAKLLARLAPNRVAELQLVTDDDQVMPLNNYGPVTYNFIWQRVVNGAVFPGNGVYIGVRGDDGRVINYNLNWTKSALPATAGAISPEKAREAFEKAGMLELQYFMSPPYKPLAAGEKPRVQLVYQLHHPSNGVIDALTGEPVILDSGSWLLNGGGGDGGAQEMARKALASQAPLSPLSPEELQEIEKTAKLISQDEAVAAVKKWVDIPADLVLRNANLMTAWQSPETRIWHLYWNAKNPGPGKPDYISARVNALTGELLGFDLSSPYPGPEKAGKLSREAAQKMVENFLRQVQPQRFQEVKLEENNPGGGPRPLKESQNPPVQYFIYQRVVNGIVFPGNTISVTVDTVAGRIISYNLNWFDLDFPAPEKLLNANEATEAFLKNRPLTLSYNQVYGPAGPEKVQLVYQPLAAPGKEVTNLIDAKTGEPLDWQGKPLAQQPRAHRFTDIQGSFGEQEITLLGQAGIFGEYGDTFRPAENITAASLLRAMLMANNGPWGIIDLSDEDVLKQARERGWLKEDLLPNATISREMLAKMVIRLLNLERAARVQGIYQVPYADTNAIAKDSFGYVALAWGLDILKGDGSYFRPDQAVTRAEAAVALVRAMKVRP; encoded by the coding sequence TTGAAACGATACCGCCAACGCTTTCTGACCTGGTGGCTGACAACCCTGCTGCTGCTGACCCTGATTCCTGCCGGGGCACTAGCCGATGACAAACCGGCCGTCTCCCTGGAACAGGCCATCCGCACCGTGAAGGACAACTTTGAAATTCCTAAAGAATACACCAGGTTTACTTCCGGTTACAACAATTACGACAACCGGCAGGTGTGGTCGCTTGACTGGAACAAGCCGGGCGAACCGGGGGGGAGTTTTCACGCCCAGGTGGACGCGATTACGGGAGAAATCACCAATGTGAACTACTGGGACGCCAAATATCAGCCTGAGCCGGGTTTACGCCTGCCAACCATCTCCAAAGCTGAAGCCCAGGAAATAGCCGCGAAACTATTAGCCCGGCTGGCGCCCAATCGGGTAGCGGAACTGCAACTGGTCACTGATGATGATCAAGTCATGCCGCTCAACAACTACGGGCCGGTGACCTACAATTTTATCTGGCAGCGGGTGGTCAACGGCGCTGTCTTTCCGGGAAACGGGGTCTACATCGGCGTTCGTGGTGATGATGGGCGGGTAATCAACTACAACCTGAACTGGACAAAATCCGCCTTGCCGGCCACGGCAGGAGCCATCTCGCCGGAAAAAGCCCGCGAAGCCTTCGAAAAAGCGGGCATGCTGGAACTGCAGTATTTTATGTCTCCGCCCTACAAACCGCTGGCCGCGGGGGAAAAACCGCGCGTGCAGCTGGTCTACCAGTTGCATCATCCATCTAACGGGGTCATCGACGCCCTGACCGGCGAGCCGGTAATATTGGACAGCGGTAGCTGGTTGCTGAACGGTGGCGGCGGCGATGGCGGGGCCCAGGAAATGGCCAGAAAAGCGCTCGCTTCCCAGGCTCCCCTGAGTCCCCTGAGCCCGGAAGAACTGCAGGAAATCGAAAAAACAGCCAAATTGATCAGCCAGGATGAGGCGGTGGCCGCCGTGAAAAAGTGGGTGGACATCCCGGCTGACCTCGTTCTGCGTAACGCCAACCTGATGACTGCCTGGCAGTCACCGGAAACCCGCATCTGGCACCTGTACTGGAATGCCAAAAACCCCGGCCCTGGAAAGCCGGACTATATCAGCGCCCGGGTCAATGCCCTCACGGGAGAATTACTGGGGTTTGATCTGTCTTCGCCGTACCCCGGGCCAGAAAAAGCGGGTAAGCTGAGCCGCGAAGCAGCGCAGAAAATGGTGGAAAACTTCCTGCGGCAGGTTCAGCCCCAGCGTTTCCAGGAGGTCAAGCTGGAGGAAAATAACCCGGGCGGGGGACCCCGTCCTCTGAAGGAAAGCCAGAACCCGCCTGTCCAGTACTTCATCTATCAGCGGGTAGTGAACGGCATCGTCTTCCCGGGCAATACCATCAGTGTGACAGTGGACACGGTCGCCGGGCGGATCATCAGTTACAACCTGAACTGGTTTGATCTGGATTTTCCGGCCCCGGAAAAGCTTTTAAACGCCAACGAGGCCACGGAGGCGTTTCTGAAAAACCGCCCCCTCACCCTGAGCTATAACCAGGTTTACGGACCCGCCGGCCCGGAAAAAGTCCAGCTGGTCTACCAGCCGCTGGCTGCTCCCGGCAAAGAGGTCACCAATCTGATCGATGCGAAAACCGGGGAGCCGCTCGACTGGCAGGGGAAACCCCTCGCCCAACAGCCAAGAGCACACCGTTTTACGGACATCCAGGGAAGCTTTGGGGAGCAGGAAATCACCCTCCTGGGCCAGGCCGGCATCTTCGGCGAGTACGGTGACACCTTCCGCCCGGCGGAAAATATCACCGCGGCATCTCTCCTGCGGGCAATGCTGATGGCCAATAACGGCCCCTGGGGAATCATCGACCTATCGGACGAAGACGTCTTGAAACAGGCCAGGGAACGCGGGTGGTTGAAGGAAGACCTGCTGCCAAACGCCACCATCAGCCGGGAAATGCTGGCGAAAATGGTGATCCGCCTGCTGAACCTGGAGCGTGCGGCCCGGGTACAAGGAATTTACCAGGTTCCCTATGCCGATACCAACGCCATTGCTAAAGATTCCTTTGGCTATGTGGCCCTGGCTTGGGGCCTGGACATCCTGAAGGGAGACGGTTCGTACTTTAGACCAGACCAGGCCGTCACCCGAGCCGAAGCCGCGGTCGCCCTCGTGCGAGCCATGAAGGTCAGACCATAG
- a CDS encoding bifunctional homocysteine S-methyltransferase/methylenetetrahydrofolate reductase, translating into MTKKPDLKTYVQDHLLVGDGAMATWLYQQGIPIGVCYEELCLSKPELIRGVHREYYAAGARLIETNTFGAKREALARYGLEHLVSRINWKAAVIAREAVGEDAYIVGSISSVSAGRVRDVQMRGYREQFEEQASALLTGGVDGLILETFLDLEELLLALDVIRPLTTLPILAQLACLEVGRTRDGYTLTDAFSQLQRAGTDVVGLNCRLGPAEMVRSLEQTVVPVELPLSVFPNAGRLGLSEGEYAYKSSPEYFADSARRFRDQGVSIIGGCCGTTPAHIRAIAERLRGLQPVPRKNPPAEKVEPVERQTRLEISGIKATPSIVEKVREQYTVIVEFDPPKDLEIDEYLQGVANLQDAGADAITMADNSLATTRMSNMALGAIIKNKFGIDPLVHIACRDRNLIGQQSHLMGLHALGIHQVLVITGDPARFGDLPGASSVFDVSSFDLIRMVKQLNAGYSFSGKPLKQKAQFVVGAAFNPHVQNFTSAISRLERKIEAGADFIMTQPVYDAETIELIYERTKHLPVPIFIGIMPLTSSRNAEFLHNEVPGIKLTEEALQRMRKYTGAEARSEGVKMARELLDLAMRYFRGIYLITPFSYHDMTAELTRYVREKQKQGTLNS; encoded by the coding sequence GTGACGAAGAAACCAGATCTGAAAACTTACGTACAGGACCATCTCCTGGTGGGTGATGGGGCGATGGCTACCTGGCTGTATCAGCAAGGGATTCCCATTGGGGTATGCTACGAAGAACTTTGTTTATCCAAGCCGGAACTGATTCGCGGTGTGCACCGGGAGTACTATGCGGCGGGGGCCAGGCTGATCGAGACCAATACCTTTGGCGCGAAGCGGGAAGCCCTGGCCAGGTACGGACTGGAACACCTCGTCTCCAGAATCAACTGGAAGGCGGCGGTAATTGCCCGAGAAGCGGTAGGTGAGGATGCTTATATAGTGGGAAGCATCAGCTCTGTTTCCGCTGGGCGGGTTAGAGATGTACAGATGCGTGGTTACCGGGAACAGTTTGAGGAACAGGCGAGTGCCTTGCTCACCGGTGGGGTGGATGGATTAATCCTGGAGACATTCTTAGACCTGGAAGAATTGCTCCTGGCCCTGGACGTGATCCGCCCTCTGACGACCCTGCCTATTTTGGCTCAATTGGCCTGTCTGGAGGTTGGCCGCACTCGCGATGGATATACCTTGACTGATGCCTTCAGTCAACTGCAACGCGCTGGGACTGATGTGGTGGGTTTGAATTGCCGTTTGGGACCAGCTGAAATGGTGCGCTCTTTGGAGCAGACAGTGGTGCCAGTGGAATTACCACTTTCTGTCTTCCCCAATGCTGGCCGGTTAGGATTATCTGAAGGTGAGTATGCTTATAAATCGTCGCCTGAGTATTTTGCTGACAGTGCTCGCCGATTCCGTGACCAGGGGGTAAGTATTATCGGTGGGTGCTGTGGGACAACGCCTGCCCATATTCGGGCAATTGCGGAAAGGCTGCGAGGTCTTCAGCCTGTTCCCCGGAAAAATCCACCGGCTGAAAAAGTAGAGCCAGTTGAACGACAAACACGACTGGAAATTTCGGGAATTAAAGCAACTCCCAGTATTGTTGAGAAGGTAAGGGAACAATATACTGTAATCGTTGAATTTGATCCACCTAAAGACCTGGAAATAGATGAATATTTGCAGGGAGTGGCGAATTTACAGGATGCTGGCGCCGATGCCATTACCATGGCAGATAACTCATTGGCGACCACCCGGATGAGCAACATGGCCCTGGGGGCGATCATCAAAAACAAGTTTGGTATTGACCCTTTGGTGCACATCGCCTGTCGGGACCGTAATCTGATCGGGCAACAATCTCATCTCATGGGACTGCATGCTTTAGGTATTCACCAGGTACTGGTGATTACCGGGGATCCAGCCCGTTTTGGAGATTTGCCTGGGGCTAGTTCAGTATTTGATGTTTCTTCTTTTGACCTGATCCGTATGGTGAAGCAGTTGAATGCCGGCTATTCTTTTTCCGGCAAGCCACTTAAACAGAAGGCCCAGTTTGTGGTAGGGGCAGCGTTCAATCCACACGTGCAAAACTTTACTTCGGCTATTAGCCGCTTGGAGCGTAAAATTGAGGCTGGTGCTGATTTTATTATGACTCAGCCGGTGTACGATGCGGAAACCATTGAACTGATTTATGAACGGACTAAACATCTCCCGGTGCCAATTTTTATTGGGATTATGCCCCTGACCAGTTCCCGTAATGCGGAATTTCTGCACAATGAGGTGCCAGGGATTAAACTAACTGAGGAAGCTTTACAAAGAATGAGAAAGTACACCGGGGCGGAAGCTAGAAGTGAAGGAGTAAAAATGGCTAGGGAACTGCTTGATTTAGCCATGCGGTATTTTCGAGGGATTTATTTAATCACCCCGTTTTCCTATCACGACATGACTGCAGAACTAACGCGGTACGTTAGAGAAAAGCAGAAGCAGGGGACATTAAACTCTTAA